TGCAAACGGACTTGCAGGTGTAGCCTTTATAAACACCAACACTGCCGCAGCAATCGCAGCGATTGCATGGATGACTACCGAATGGTTGCTCTTCAAAAAACCAACTGTTCTTGGCCTTGCATCAGGAGCAGTTGCTGGACTTGTCGCCATAACTCCAGCAGCAGGTTTTGTAAACGTTCTAGGTGCTGTCATCATAGGACTCCTGGCAGGTATAGTTTCTTTCTTTTCGGTGGCAGTACTCAAACCAAAGCTTGGCTATGATGATGCACTTGATGCCTTTGGAATTCACGGTATTGCAGGAATACTCGGTGCAATACTTACTGGCATATTCGCGGATCCTTCCATAAACGAGGCAGGAAAGGGCCTGCTTTACGGTAATCCCAAACAACTCTTGATCCAGCTTCTAGCAGTTGCCGTGACTATAGTGTATGTAGCGATTACTACCCTTATAATCTTTATGATCGTAAAAGCGCTTCTAGGTCTTAGGGTTGATGTTGAAAATGAAATGGAAGGACTTGATGAGAGCCAGCATGGTGAGAAAGCATATAATCTGTAAATGGGGACTTGTGCCACTCTGGCATCATGTTCCAAAACTTGTAGGAGGAGGTAAACTATGAAGAAGGTGGAAGCCATAATAAAGCCTTTCAAACTGGATGAGGTAAAGGATGCTCTCGTAGAGATAGGCATAGGTGGTATGACAGTAACGGAAGTCAGAGGTTTTGGACAGCAGAAAGGACATACGGAGATATACAGAGGCACAGAATACGTGATAGATTTCCTGCCCAAGGTAAAAATTGAGGTGGTGGTAAAGGATGAAGATGTGGAAAAGGTGGTAGAGACGATAATAAAGACAGCTCAAACGGGCAGAGTGGGGGATGGGAAGATTTTCATAATACCTGTAGAAGATGTAATAAGGATAAGGACAGGAGAAAGAGGTGAACAAGCAATCTAAAAAATCTTTATAAAGGAGGTTTAAAGATGCACAAACGCACACCAGAAGAAGTACTAACCCTCATAGAACAGGAGGGCGTTCAGTTTGTGGACCTTAGGTTCTCTGACCTTTTGGGTCAGTGGCAGCACCTTACCATACCAGCCTACGAGATCTCCCTTGAGACCTTCGAAGGGGGAAGAGGCTTTGACGGGTCTTCTGTGAGGGGCTGGCAGTCCATACACGAGTCTGACATGATAGCCATTCCAGACCCCTCTACAGCCTTCATAGACCCCTTTATGGAACCTAAAACCCTGGTAATGATATGCGATATTTATGATCCCGTAACCAGGGAAAGGTACGGGAGAGACACAAGGTACGTAGCCCAGAAAGCAGAGCAGTACCTAAGGCAAACGGGGATAGGAGATACCGCCTACTTTGGTCCGGAGGCTGAGTTTTTTATATTTGACTCTGTAGAGTTTGGTACAGGCTCCAACTACGCTTTCTGGCGGGTAGACTCTGAAGAGGGATGGTGGAACAGAGAGATAGCCTCATCTGGTTACAAAATACCCAACAAGAGAGGATACTTCCCAGTACCACCGTTGGATAAAATGAGCGACCTAAGGAACGAAATGGTTTCTATAATGTCTCAGCTCGGTATAATCGTAGAGCTTCATCACCATGAGGTAGCAACAGCAGGTCAAGGAGAGATAGACATAAGGTATGACTCCCTCTTAAACCAAGCGGATAAGCTCTTTGTATACAAGTACGTGGTACGTATGGTTGCTTACAAGTATGGTAAGTATGCCACCTTCATGCCCAAGGTACTCCCTGACGATAACGGTTCAGGTATGCATACTCACTTCTCCATATGGAAGGATGGAAAGAACCTCTTTGCCGGTTCTGAGTACGCTGGAGTATCTGAACTGTGCCTCTACGCCATAGGTGGTATACTCAAGCATGGTCCTGCGCTTACAGCTTTCACAAACCCAACTATCAACTCCTACCACAGGCTGGTTCCTGGCTTTGAGGCACCTGTAAGACTTGCCTACTCTGCAAGGAACAGATCCGCCGCCATAAGAATACCTATGTACTCCCAGTCTCCAAAGGCAAAGAGGATAGAGATAAGATTTCCAGACCCCACGTGCAACCCATACCTCGCTTTCGCAGCAATACTTATGGCTGCCATAGACGGAATAGAAAACAAAATACATCCAGGAGAACCTCTTGACAAAGACATCTACTCCCTACCACCTGAAGAACTCAAAGACATACCACAGCTACCTGGTTCTCTTGAAGAAGCCCTGAAAGCCTTAGAGAACGACTACGAGTTCCTCCTCAAAGGTGGAGTCTTCACTGAAGAACTTATAGAAACCTGGATAAGCTACAAGAGGAAGGAGATAGACCAAATAAGGTTTATCCCTCACCCCAAAGAGTTTGAACTCTACTTTGATATATAACTGATTTATAAGATGGGGGCTTGCGCCCCCCCATTTTTTTAGACTTTAAGCAGTGTACTTCGAAACTCCTCAGACTGCATACCTTCTTCTACATAACCTCGCTCGTGCACCTGCTTGTCTACCCTTGTGGGTTCAAGGGTAGAGATGATGTAGTCCATGGCCTTGTAAGCCTTGGCCGGATCCCCACATGTATAGACATCCACTGTGGCAAGTCCGTGCTCGGGCCACGTGTGGATGGATATGTGAGACTCGGCCAGCAGGACTACACCGGTGGCCCCATGGGGTTGGAACTGGTAGTAGTGGGAAGATATCTTGGTCAGGCCGGCCACCTTGACGGCGGTCTCAAGCAGGTGCCTCACGTCTTCAACCCGGTCTATAAGCTCCGGGTTGACACCGTACAGGTCCGCTAAGATATGCAGTCCGAGGGTCTTTGCCATCTTCTCTCCTCCTTCACAAGTTTTAGCATGATACACCTCCTAAAACACAGAATACTAAATTATAATAGCTTTTATGAAAAACTCAAGAGGAAAACAAAAACTTCGTCCCACTTCTTCCCTGGTAAAAGGAGCACTCTTCAACATGCTAGGAGACATAGAAGGCTTAAGCTTCCTGGATCTTTTTGCCGGTACTGGACAGGTGGGCCTGGAGGCATGTAAAAGGGGAGCAAAGGTAACTTTTGTGGAAAAAAACCGGACTTTAGCAGAAAAAATAAAA
The DNA window shown above is from Thermocrinis minervae and carries:
- the glnB gene encoding nitrogen regulator P-II GlnB, whose amino-acid sequence is MKKVEAIIKPFKLDEVKDALVEIGIGGMTVTEVRGFGQQKGHTEIYRGTEYVIDFLPKVKIEVVVKDEDVEKVVETIIKTAQTGRVGDGKIFIIPVEDVIRIRTGERGEQAI
- the glnA gene encoding type I glutamate--ammonia ligase, which encodes MHKRTPEEVLTLIEQEGVQFVDLRFSDLLGQWQHLTIPAYEISLETFEGGRGFDGSSVRGWQSIHESDMIAIPDPSTAFIDPFMEPKTLVMICDIYDPVTRERYGRDTRYVAQKAEQYLRQTGIGDTAYFGPEAEFFIFDSVEFGTGSNYAFWRVDSEEGWWNREIASSGYKIPNKRGYFPVPPLDKMSDLRNEMVSIMSQLGIIVELHHHEVATAGQGEIDIRYDSLLNQADKLFVYKYVVRMVAYKYGKYATFMPKVLPDDNGSGMHTHFSIWKDGKNLFAGSEYAGVSELCLYAIGGILKHGPALTAFTNPTINSYHRLVPGFEAPVRLAYSARNRSAAIRIPMYSQSPKAKRIEIRFPDPTCNPYLAFAAILMAAIDGIENKIHPGEPLDKDIYSLPPEELKDIPQLPGSLEEALKALENDYEFLLKGGVFTEELIETWISYKRKEIDQIRFIPHPKEFELYFDI
- the speD gene encoding adenosylmethionine decarboxylase; translated protein: MAKTLGLHILADLYGVNPELIDRVEDVRHLLETAVKVAGLTKISSHYYQFQPHGATGVVLLAESHISIHTWPEHGLATVDVYTCGDPAKAYKAMDYIISTLEPTRVDKQVHERGYVEEGMQSEEFRSTLLKV